Within the Equus przewalskii isolate Varuska chromosome 1, EquPr2, whole genome shotgun sequence genome, the region CGCCTTTCAAAATCTGAGCCAGAATTCCAGGCAGCCTGATGTCCCTACAGGTTCACCTCAACTATGTGCCAGTGGGATCtgagcagcccctcccctcccctcccaacccCAGGGGGCCCAGGCACCATGAGGATTAATTACTGGAGATGGGGGGTAATAAGGGGCTGTCAAGGGGCAGGCTGATACCCTCTTACAGCTGTCTCCAGAGGAGCCCAGCTGAGTCCCCCAGGGGCTGAACCCCGGCCCCCACACAGCTGTGGGGCGGGCCGAGAAGGGGTATTGGGGGGCACTGCAGGAGGCAGCAGGTCTGCTAGTGAATTACGAATACAGAGGGGGCACCTAAGGTCCGTGCAGCCTGGTTTTCCTGGGTGTGTGAATGTGTGCGTGTGTTCTTGCACCTCCCTGACTCTCCATGAGTGTGGCCTTTATGGTTCAGGAAGTCCAGCTGTGTATTCTTAATAACATTAACGACAGCAGCAAACATGCTTCTTTAGCACACGTGAAGCTTTGTGCTAAGTGCTTAAAATGCATGCATTCTCACTAGGTAGTTACCATTACTTTCCCCATTTTCTGACAAAGCAAGTGAGGCTTGATTTGAACTCACCCGTAGTAAAGATCTGGTAGGCCTGGAACTTGAGCACAGGCTCCTCTGCCCAAAGTGCCCACAGTCTTAATCACTAGTGTGCAACTTCTGTGTGAGGTGTATCCCTGTGACCCTCATCTTGAGACCCAGGTGTCCATATATGTGGCCTGATTGTTGTAGAGATGTGGGTGCCTGTGGATGGGCATGTCTGCCCGTGTGTGTGCTGTGCAGGGCCTCAGCCAGTCAAGTGCAAGAGCGGCGGTGGGTCTGGCTTGCAGTTCCAGAGGGCAGGCAAGGACACAGGTGATACCCAGAGTGAGGAAGAAGAGCTGGGCTCCTGGAAggaccctccctgccccagcctcccccttCAATGATGCTGTGGAAGGGCATGAAGGAGGAGAAGCTAAAGGTGCCATGAGCCTAAGAGAGAGGAGCCAGAGCCAGAGACGGTGGCCAGTGGCCAGTagtgggaaagggagaggagaagagaaagaaatcctgggggagatggaggagaggcCTCCCATGTCAGGCTCCTGAGTGGAGGAGGGATGAGCTGGGctagaggagggggaggagggaacaaGAATTGTGATGGGAAGAgacagctggggagggggtggatggAGGggggcagaaaggaagagagacataTGGGAGGCTCTTCCCCACGCCTCACTGCTTCTCCCATTTATTGTGTCCCTTAGAGGATCTACAACAGTGGCTGGTGAGGTAGCTACTCTCAGTTCAATGCCTCTGCTCTGCCCAGATCCCCGCCCACTCTCTCCATAGGCTGCTGAACCAGAGGGCTGGGTTACCATGGCAACTGTGAGACCTCTGGATAGCCATAGGCGGGCCAAGCTGGTCACTGCTGCTCCTAGGCTTCTGTGCTGTGGTAGTGGGAGGGGAAGGCTCCATCTGGCCCAATCCCCACCCGTCCACCCCATTTTCATtgggcctccagaactgagatgCACCACGCAGTCCAGGTGGGgggttccctctctctctctctttctctcatacacacacacacacacagaagcctGGAGCCAGGATAAAGAATGAACACTTCTTAAATTGCAAGAACATTTAACCAATAGTGTAAAGTTCTGCCTGGACTTCAAGTTTAATTCACAAAAGCTGCATTCTCTCAGCTCCTCGTCATGCTGGAGAAAGTCTCACCTTAGccctcagagaggcaggaggtagCAGGGGCACCTATGCAGGTTTGGAGGCCAAGGCAGCCTGGAGGGAGCAGCAGAAGACCAGCGCATGGGCTCACCCACTGCCCAAGCTGCAGTCAGGAAGCTAGAGTAGGACAGCAAGTCCCTTTGGTGAAGTTGTCTTAGGGACTCCCACACTAAGAAAATGCCAGACTGGAAAGGTGTCAGAAGTCATCCAAGCCAAATGAGGATTAGATTAGGTAATCCAGACACAGGGAGCAAGGGATTTGCTCCAGGTGACAGAGGTATCCTGTGGCACAGCTGGGACTAGGGCCCAGGTCTCCAGACTTCTGCCCAGGGTTCTCTCCCGGCCCACACCAGCCATCCCCAGAGCTCCTCAGGCCTTCACTGCTCTGGGCCTTGGAGGCCACCGGTTGCGTAGGAAGAAAGCCTCTTGGATAGAGTTCCTAGTCTGTCTTGCTAGTGGGAATTGAAATCTTGAAAATGCAGTAGTCCTACAATGGGGAGATTACAAGCCTCCGAATGAAAATACAGCCTCGTTGCTAATTACCACCTTAATGCACTACAGGTTGAAAACCTTGAATTAAAATCTAAACTGAGGGGGAAGCTGCACCCTCATTCACTGTGTCACCCAGCCATCATCCAcgctccacacacacacacagggcccGGCACTGGCTCTGCAGATCTCAGCGTCCTGGTCATTTGGGATGGGGCGGGAGGTGGAGAGTTTCTGTGCACGATCTGCGTGAGAGGGCACCCCTCTTCCCAGATAATGATCAGCATCTAACTTCGGAGCATGCCTTGAGGGTCCAGCAAGTTTGGGGATATTTGCGTGGTCATACAAGGGAGTGTCTGGCACCAGAAGGTGCTCAGTAACCACCTAGTGAATGGTACCGCCGCCTCCTGGGTGGTGCCCCCCACCCACCTACTCCGCCATTCTGCGGCCCCAAGCGGCTCAGAGGAAGAAGTGGGCGTGGTCCCCGGACCCGGGGCCGCTCGAGGTCAGCCGGTCACAGCGAGCCTTGTAGAGGTCGCGCTCCCTGGCCAGGCGGGCTACCTCGGCCCTCAGCGCGTCCAGCTGGGCGGCCAGGCGGGCACGCTCGGCCTCCAGCCCGCGCCGCTGCTGCAGCCGCTTGGAGCGACAGGCCTGCGCGTAACCGCGGTTCTTCAGCGTGCGGCGCCTCTGCTTCAGCCGCAGCGCCTCGTCGCGCCCGCAGCCCCGCAGCTGCCGGTTTAGCTCCCGCACAGACATCGACACCAGCGCCGCGTCCGAAAACCGCTCGGCCAGCTGCAGAGGAAGCGGGCAGAGACCTGGTCAGCGCCGGGTGCTACGCACTCCATACACAGGTCCCGACGCCAGAGTGGCCCTGCCCCCGGGGAGGCTCCACCCCCGGCTCCCACCTTTACCGGCAGGCTCGCCCTGCCACTGAATGGATCTCGCAGTCCAGACCCCGCCCCAGTCCCAACCCGCCTGGGGCCACGCGGTCCTGGCTAAGGGGCTAGCGCATCTTTGGCTCCGCCCCACGCGGCAGGCCCCGCCTCCCACGGTCAGGCGAGCCAATGGCGCACCAGAGCCCGCACCGCCCCTCCGCGGTCCTCAGCATCCGGCTCCAGGCCCGCGTGACCTGCGGGCCCGCGCCCAGACGGACCCCGCCCCTCCAACGCGCCTCTCTCCCCTGTCCTGAAGGCCGCAACCCTGTGACCCTCAAAGGATTTGGATTACATCCTAATGCCCTCAACACCCCCATCTGTGTCTATAATTAATAGGATGAGTCCCTATTCTTCCTGAGAAGGTTGAGGGCCGTGGAAGCACGAAGTCTTGAAAGGGCCAGCCTCATTCCGGTTCCCACAGTCATAACTCCGCTCCCTTCTACGCACAACCCTTTTCCTGGTGTCCACAGACACGGTATCATTTACCTCCTCGTAAACAACCGCTCCCTGACGCCCTTTCGTTCTCAATCCTCCCCTTTCGGTCCTCTTCTAACcttatcttcttcttcctcctggtTCAGCCTACTCATTTCTCATCATTTGGAAAAAAGGGAGGGCGGAGGACGTAGTGTTCTCTATCTGATTTCTTTCAAGGGCCCTTCTTCccttctgccttctgtctctttcCCAATCTGTAACCCCCTCTGGGAACTCTCCTCCCTCTTGAactgccctcctccctcagcctgccTCCCCTCAGACTGGCTCACTGATCACTCACCTGGGTATGCTGGGCTCCGGTCTCCTCCGGGCTCCCTGGGTAGTAGCCATGGGGCCCCTCACCAGGGACTGGGCTCTGACCCTGCAGCAGCTCCACGGCCTCCTCCGGACTCAGCCCCagtgcctccccagcccccagctgttGCTGTAGGGTGGCCAGCCAGTACAGCTCCTCCAGGCCTGGCCGGGGTCCCTCGGTGGCCCCCACCATGCCTGGCTCACTGAAGGTGGGTGAAGGAGGCACTGAGCTGTAGGGGGTGGAACCCAGTGAGGCTGTAGGAGGGGCAGATCGCCCCTCCGAGGGTTCCCGCTTTACCTCAAACTTCATCAAGTCAAAGTCATTGACATATTCCATGGCCAGGGGGCTAGGTGGCAGTGCCATTCTGGGGCTGGATTGGGAGGGGTGCACctgcaaaagaagaggagaggttTGGAGCACCTGGAGGCTGCCTGCCAGCCTCCTTTCCCAAAACTTGCTTCCCCTGAAGCCCAAGTGCCCTAGAGCCAGAGTTCTGGAAAGCCGGGGAGATGTGCAGCTCTGCTCCCTACATAGTCACCTCCGGGCTGGGGGCAACTTTTTAGGTGGCAGGGGCTCCTGACCGGTGGCAAGCAGCTTAAAGGCCTGGATGAGGAAGAGGATAACACAGCCTCTGGCCCACTGGTGCCTCTGGGATCTatgaaaaacaagaggaagatggCAGTGCTCCCAACTTTAATGCTGGGACGTGCTGAGAGGCTCTGTCATCTCAAGAGACATCATTTCATTTCCAAGCAATTTAAAAGATTTGCTTAATTAACTGTGATAGAGTATGTGTATATTTTAGGACAATGGGAAGTCACGTATGCTGTGATTTTTAATCTATGAGGATAACGTGCGTGATACCTCTCTCTCAGAGCCCCAGGCCAGAGCCTTGCACATAGAAGACCCTCAGTGCACATCTGTTCTATGGATTAAGCAATTAGTGAATACCTTTTATAGGAGCAAGAGACtttccaaggaaaaaaagaaaggtcctCAAATCAGTTCTAGAAAGATCAGGACTGAGTGCTGACAATCTTTCCCCAAGGCCAATCTCTCCAAGGGGAATGAACCAAGACTGGTTTTCCCCCTCTACTCAGAACCTGCTCTGTTGTGTGAACTTGAGCAGACCCCCTTCCCCTTTCTGACCCCAGTTTCTCCTTCTATCCAAGGAAGGAAGTTAGACTTTAACAGTTCCCAAAGAGTGTTCTGTGAAGCACTAAGTCTGAAAAACACTCAAGAAGAGGTCTATGCTCAGATAattttgagaaatgctgcctCTCATCCCCACCTCTTGCAGATTCACAAAGCACAGCAGCATATTAATCTGAGAAGTCCTTCAGTAACTATCTGTTCAACCTCAACACAGAGTGCCTCGAACTTATGTCCTCAAGGACCTCTCCTCTGTCTTATCAACCATGGAGCGGGTGCTCATCTAGGAACCTCTGGCTAGATGACCTCGGAGATCCTTCCCAGCCTGGAAGTCCCAAGCTCTAGCCCAGTTCCAACAGccccaccaccagccccaggAGAGGCAAGGCGGGGCTTAGCGTTTGGCTCCATCTTGATGCCCCAAGCCTAGGTAGCCCTCTTTCCAACCACATCTCAGGCCCCCAGGCTCTGCCCAGAGAGTCAGGAAGAAGGACcaggcttctctcttttcctgtcccAAGGAACCAGGGAAGGGTTTTTGCCCATCTATTGAGCTCCCTACCCTTGACAGGACAGAGGGGATGGGAACAAAGACACAGATTGAAGGAACTGACCCTTGGCAAGGAGGAGACCGTGAGCCCCTGAAGGAGGTGTCCAGAGTGAATTGGATGAAGAGATAAGTAAGGGGGTTGTTTATCTTTCTGAAGTGATAGCAGTGAGGGACATAAGGCCAGTCTGGGTGGGAGTGGAGCAGAGGACAGAAGTGTGAAGGTCCCTGAAAACAGGCaacagagagcagagagcaggtgTTGGAGGAGGGGGCTCTGGGTGAGCAGCCTGGCACCTAGGTGGGCCGCGGACATACTCACTTTAGGGATGGCAGAGATGATGTGGTCAGTGTCAGAGCCAGGTGGGCACAGCTTCCCCAGAGACTGGAGGCCCCATTGAGCAGGGCCTGGCGGCTCTGTGCTCAGAACAAGGGGCTGTGGGCACAGAGCCCAAAGGGCACTCTTAAAGGGCCAGCGCTCTGAGGTCATCTGTGGtcctgaggcctccagccaaTGAGGTAAGGGGATCATTTGCATATCTCATTGtcctggggggttggggggagtgaGGGGGAGGACATGTATGCCTATGCCTGTTCTCAAGGAAGGAAAGGGGGCATTTTCCCCAACAAAGCTCCTCACTGATGGTCTGACTCAGATGTGCTCAGCCTCCCAGTACAGAGAGCCACATTGGCCCCAACCACCACCCTCATATGAACACAACCCTCAGCCCTTGGTGACTGAGAGACGGGGACCGGAAGAGAGGACCAGACAAGCTCCCAGCGCCCTTACCCTCCAAGGCTCTGCAGCCTCTTGTCAGTGTTTTTGGGGTGTACAAGCTCTCTCCAACCCCCTCTCACCTGGCCTGTTGGGTCTGTTTCCTGTTTCCAGGAATTCTCACATTTCTGCCCCCTGCCTCACGCCCATCACAGCCATTGCATCAGAAAGATAAGCAACCCTCCCCACGGTGAGTCTCCAGGACTCGGCCATCCAATCCTCAGGCTCTCCCACTCTGAATGACCCAGCCCCAGGACAGGCAGCCCAGCTTGGGAGAAGGAGCAAGAGAAGGGAGAACGAGGaactctgctccttccttccGGGCCACCGCAGGACACAAATCTGATCACCACCAATCCATCCAAGACACTTTTGTAACTGCCCTCAcatgccctctgcttcctctcaCCTTTTCCTTGTGTGTCTCCatccctcccttttcctctctggctCATCCTGGTTCCCAGATGGCTGGACAGTGACCTACATTTTTAGCCTAATCCCCTAACACCTCTTAGAGCTATCATCCCTGAGTAGAAGTTGGAACAGGGATACTAGGAATTAGCCAAGGAGATGTTTAAACCTGTCTGAAGCTGTTTAAATGGGGTCTGTACTAGAATAGAGCTCCAAGAAAAAGCTGGTGGATTCAGACGATCtaaggcagtgattctcaaagtgtggtccccagagcagcagcatcacctgggaacttgttagaagtgcaaATTCTCTGACCTCGCCTCaaagctactgaatcagaaactcactGGATGGGGccaaaaaaaatctgtgttttaataagccctccaggcAATTTTGACGAAcacttaagtttgagaaccactgctctacagACTGCCTATGGTCAACTCAGCTTCCCTTGGTGCgtgacactgtgtgtgtgtgtgtggtctctCCTGCCATGCTCAGTACACACATGTAACAAGACCTAGATCAGACGACATCTCTCTCTGCCCACACTTGGCCTCCATTTTTTGGAGAAGAGACCATTGTCATTATTCAAGTAGAAAGGCTTCCCAGTGTGATTGCCTGAATCTAGTGCTGTTTTTGCAGAAACAGCAAAAAGCCCAAGGCCTGGGAACAAGGCCACAAAGTGGgaatggggagcagggagaaaggGAACCCCATACACATGCCCATGGAATGTGGGTCTAAGGCAAACAGGCAGAAAAAAGACCCCAGAATTTCCCTGGTTGAAGAAGGAATAGGCGGTGTTGATGAAGCCTGATCTGGCCTGGCCAGACACTTGCCCCCCAGCAGATGTCAGGTCTGCACTGATCCTCTTGTTTACTGGAGGGCTcaaaggagaggtgggagggctAAGCTGCTAACGGGCTAAAGGAGTCAGACTAAACAAGCTCAGGCGCGTTGAGCTGCTCAGGGCTCAGACCAGGCGCCACTGACCAGGGAAAGGAGTCTGAGGAGTGAGGGCTGGGCCAGGGGAAGGACCAAGGACACAGAAGCGAGGCTGTGACAGCCAGAGGGGACCCAGGAGGTGGTTAATGGGTTCTCTTGGTGGCAGCCAGGGCTGGTGGGGGCGAGGGGGAAATGAATGCTGAGACTGACTGGCTCAAGGACATATGGGGACAGGGAAATAGGGATGAAAAAGATGAAGCCAGGTGGACTCTGGGAATGACAgaacagaggaagggaggcaAGAAGACTTAGCAAAGGAGGCAGCAGGTATAGATCTGGGATAGAGGGCATAACAAGTCAGGGACTCTCCAGGGACTGGGaatgaaggaggcagagggacatAGGCACATGGATGGACAAAGGGCCCTGAGGAACTCAAAGAGAGGAAGGCTTCTGGGAGGGGaccaggaaggaaataaaagataacaagagaGGTGATGGGAGCAAAGGAGGAGAAGACAAAGTGGTAGCAGAAAGGGCCAGAGGGAAGTAAGATTGGGGACCAAACACTAGAAACAAATCCAGAGGAATAGACAGATGGATGGTCAGGCCACAGAGAGAGAGCAGTGGCCACAGGgtgaaaaagtagaaagatatGGACAGAGGGATACTGGACCATGGGGAAAGACAGCCTCCATGGCAGGCAAAGGGCCTGGAGGAGTGGGGTacaacacaaaaaggaaggagaggagaggggacagaCAGTAATCCAGAGTGCTATCACCAGCTCCTCTGTCCTGCACCCCCATTTTCAGAGCCCCGTAAGACCTTTATCATTCCTCGTTCTGGCTTTTGGTATCTAGATCTTCAGTAATGGATCCCAATCCTCAAATCTTGTACATTCATTTGatgaacatttattaaacacctgctCTGCCccgggcactgtgctaggcttaGGGACACCTCAGTAAATCAGACTGACACTAGCCCTGCCATCATGGAGCTTACAGACTGAAACAGAGAAACATCAGTTTATTGCCCTTGGGCCCAGACAAGAgtggcccctgccctgggccctgcactTTGGAAGCCTCCACTCTGTCCCTTGTCTGGCTGTGTGCCATGGAGTGAGGAGTCCAAGCCTTCTCTGCCCACACCCCAATCCCCTTCTGAACCACACTCCAGACACCTAGGAATTCCCTGCCCAAAGGGCCCCAAGCCCACTTCTAGGGTTTGCCCTCCCAAGAGTGGACCACACTACGCATGCACACATCCCTAGACTCAACACATGGCCAAGGGGCGGCTGTTTGAAGGAGGTTGTGGGCAGATTTGGGATGTGTAGACAAGGAGTTCCACACATGCGCACATGAGGCCGTTCACAGTACACAATGGTGTCAGGAGTGGGATAAGAAATGGGCCCAAGGGCCACTGGCCAAAAGCTACCTGTCCCTACACTACCACATTCTGCTGTGGAATCCTGAGGACCCCAAATAATATCCAAATTTGAACCAAAGTCCAGaccattatgtatatatttgtcaagGTAGAAgaatagaacatattttatttaacagtttgttCGCTTGagttacacattttaaatatttaaacacaagGTTTGTGAGTCTCTATCTGTACTCCTACTCCAGGCCCTGCATATGTTAGGAATGGGCCTACATGAAAATAAACCACTACAACTGAGATGAGTGCAATGAATGAGAAGGGCAGGGGGCTATGTGATTGTATTTCATGAAGACCTAATCTAATGCtggggtgtgggagggagagaCATTGTGGGGACAGTTTGCCTAAGGAAGTCACGTTAAACTGAGACTGGTCAGGTGAGTAAGAAGTAACCATGCCTGGAGGTGTGGAGAAGGTGAGGATTCCAAGCTGCAGGAACAATATATGCAAAGACTCTGGGCGGGAGAGAGGCAGACGTGttcaggaaactgaaaaaaagacCAATGTAGCCAGAGAGTGAAAACCAAGGAAGGTGGGAAGAATGGTGGGCGGTGAGGGTAGAGAAGTTGACAGGGGCCAGATCTCGCAGAGCCTTGTAAGCCAAGTTGACGATGTGGGCTTTATTCTAAGAGCAGTGAGAAGCTACTAAGGGATTTTCAGCAGGGACATGATATGATCAGATTGTGTTTGAAAAGATCCCTTTGGATCTAGCATGGAGGAGGGCAAAAATGGACTCAGAGTCAGATAAGAGGGTTAGTGCAGTACTCAAGTTGAGTTTGGGAGATATCTTAGGCTAGAAACAAACTCCAAGATGGAAACTTGTGTACAGGTGGTTTATTGGGGAAGACTTTCAAAGGGAGTGAGAGGAGcagactgggcagagggagaagttgaaatGCATTGCAGTTGCAAAAGAGGCTTCAGCTGATCCCATAAGAGGTCTGGAATTGATTCAGAGTCGTCCCAAATCGAGGCAAGGGGGCCAGGCCTTTGCACCCCTGCAACAACCAGTCACTGGATACACGCTGCCCCAGGAAAGGGGTGTTGCATTTGGCAAGGCAGCTGCCTTCAGCCACGGGTAGTTCTCAGGGAAGCATTCAGCTATGAGCCATCAGCAGCCAACACTCAGCAGCTGGGACAATCAGCGCCATGATCCTGAAGGGGAGATCTGGGCAGCACCCCACAGCATCCACTTGCAGGGGGGTCTGTGAGACATCCAAAGGCCAAACCCAGAGAGCCCTGGGAAGGAGAAAAATGCAGACCAAGGCAAGGCTGGTCACATCCTGCCCCCTGGTGGTGCGCTGTGGAcactgggccaggctgggagagagCCAAGGAGCTGCCCAAAAGTGTGTGGCAGATAAGGGGAATCAGCAGCGCAAGGAAATCCTCACAGGAGCCCCTTGCTCAGGCTGCCTCAagttgaggaaggaaggaatgggggcAGATTCAGAGTCATAGGACtcgtttattctttcattcaaccaacatttattaaatgcctagtACAGGCCAGATTCTGCTAGAAGCTAGGATAAAAACAAGACTAAAATTTGGATCCTTCTCTCGAGAAGCTAACACTCTAGTGAGCATTACAGAGATAGAAAAACAACTATAATCAAGTGTGATAAGTACAAAACTATAGGTACGTACACAGTTTAGAACCAACAGAGATGAGATAGATGTTAATTCTAAGGGGCAAAATGACTTCATGTAGGAGGTGATGTTAATTTAAGTCTGAAGGGCAGAAAGAGTTCACGGAAGTGCTCTGGAAACTGCGGAGCACGGTATGTGGGCGAGAAGGTGGCAAGTAGGGAGGTGAGGTGATAACGTGGGATAAATAGGAGCTGGATTAGGAAGGGTGTCAGTCGCCACGTGATAGGAAGCCTTGAAAGGATTTTAAGCCTCAGAATAATatgatctcttttttaaaaaaaatgataaatcaaaGGGACAGCATAGAATTGCAGGGGGGAAAAACAGTTTGGTAGAGTCAGAAAGACCTAGATTCAGATTTCGTTTCTCCTACTGAccagttgtgtgactttgagcaaatgacttaacctcttGAAGCCTCAGTGGccacatctgtaaaacagggtgGTTGAAACTGAATGAGAGTATGCAGGTCAAGCTGTTGGCAGGGAGCCTGGCACCTTGTGTCCACAGGATAAACATTATCCCTCTCTCTTAATTTCCCAAAGTGAACTTGAGTGCAGATTTTGGAGGGTAGcttggtgggagggagagggggtggcATTTGGAGACACAGAGGGCCAGGAGGTGACTTGGAAGCTGTCACCTGAAGCCAGGTGAGAGAGAAGCCTGAGCTAAGGCAGTGGCCATGGGGATAGACACAGCTCTGAGAGCTAACTGTGAATTACAGATCCAAAGGTCCTGGTGTCTGATTGGCTACGGAGGATAAGAAAGGAAT harbors:
- the NRL gene encoding neural retina-specific leucine zipper protein, translating into MALPPSPLAMEYVNDFDLMKFEVKREPSEGRSAPPTASLGSTPYSSVPPSPTFSEPGMVGATEGPRPGLEELYWLATLQQQLGAGEALGLSPEEAVELLQGQSPVPGEGPHGYYPGSPEETGAQHTQLAERFSDAALVSMSVRELNRQLRGCGRDEALRLKQRRRTLKNRGYAQACRSKRLQQRRGLEAERARLAAQLDALRAEVARLARERDLYKARCDRLTSSGPGSGDHAHFFL